One Dreissena polymorpha isolate Duluth1 chromosome 9, UMN_Dpol_1.0, whole genome shotgun sequence genomic window carries:
- the LOC127844071 gene encoding arylalkylamine N-acetyltransferase-like 2, which produces MALLERMTLDVIQKAFEKTKSQIQFPEGEPVLVDERNMEDAIAIMRDHFFPDDPLGVATDQTLTPDMRNICLAIFQSKISFLVLDRTSREPIAARFMRVNRRVETMTADMFTDPSLKMLVGLIDIIEEKANIFERFQVDEAIQFFGMCVRRDKRRRGIGTKLVEFSIQFVKNLGIRPICIRGEPTSKFSIRIYEKSGLRHVVTMDYAGYQKDGRPVMKTVPGEDVCCVYAAKYE; this is translated from the exons ATGGCGTTGTTAGAGAGGATGACATTAGACGTTATTCAGAAG GCGTTTGAGAAGACAAAATCCCAGATACAATTCCCAGAAGGCGAGCCAGTTTTGGTCGACGAGAGAAATATGGAAGACGCCATCGCGATCATGAGGGACCACTTTTTTCCGGACGATCCCCTCGGCGTCGCCACTGATCAGACTCTGACGCCGGACATGCGCAACATCTGTCTGGCTATCTTCCAGTCGAAAATCAGCTTCCTTGTCCTCGACCGAACTTCCCGCGAGCCGATAGCTGCCCGCTTCATGCGCGTCAACAGGCGCGTCGAGACAATGACGGCGGACATGTTCACTGACCCTTCATTGAAGATGCTGGTTGGGCTCATTGATATCATCGAAGAAAAGGCGAACATCTTCGAGAGGTTTCAAGTCGATGAAGCTATTCAATTCTTCGGGATGTGCGTACGGAGGGATAAAAGGCGCCGGGGAATCGGTACGAAACTTGTGGAATTTTCCATCCAGTTCGTGAAAAATCTTGGTATCCGGCCTATATGCATCCGAGGCGAACCAACAAGCAAGTTCTCGATCCGCATATATGAGAAAAGCGGTCTCCGGCACGTGGTCACAATGGATTATGCTGGATACCAGAAAGACGGGCGTCCGGTCATGAAGACGGTTCCCGGCGAGGATGTTTGTTGTGTATACGCGGCTAAGTACGAGTGA